One genomic region from Saprospiraceae bacterium encodes:
- the glpK gene encoding glycerol kinase GlpK, translated as MSSERYILALDQGTTSSRAILFDEKGLIAGVAQQEFTQIFPQPGWVEHNALEIWDTQLMVARQVLKDHQVQADQIAAIGITNQRETTVLWDKITGIPIYNAIVWQDRRTAPICEQLKSDNHADYISEYTGLVVDAYFSGTKIKWILDNVLGAREKAEAGHLLFGTIDTWLLWNLTNGQVHATDYSNASRTMVYNIRSLEWDTKMLSILDIPKNILPEVLPSSGHFGETEISLFGSSIPITGIAGDQQAALFGQACFTAGMAKNTYGTGCFMLMNTGDKCIRSKNGLLTTIAWGLDGKVTYALEGSVFNAGSAVQWLRDGLGIIQASHETELIAASVKDTGGVYLVPAFTGMGAPYWDMYARGTIQGLTRGTTRAHIVRATLESMAYQTRDVLDIMAQESGIRLQALRVDGGASANNFLMQFQADILMTEVQRPTIIETTALGAAYLAGLAIGLWTKKEINELWLIDAQFSPDISKETSDALHKGWKKAVSRSLDWEER; from the coding sequence ATGTCCAGCGAAAGATATATCCTAGCCTTAGATCAAGGCACAACAAGTTCCAGGGCCATCCTCTTTGATGAAAAAGGGCTGATAGCCGGTGTAGCCCAACAAGAATTTACTCAAATCTTTCCACAACCCGGATGGGTAGAGCACAATGCGCTGGAGATTTGGGATACTCAGTTGATGGTTGCTCGCCAGGTGCTTAAAGATCACCAGGTGCAGGCAGATCAGATCGCTGCGATAGGCATCACCAATCAACGCGAGACTACCGTCCTATGGGATAAAATAACCGGGATACCTATATATAATGCCATTGTATGGCAAGATCGACGCACAGCCCCTATCTGTGAACAATTGAAAAGTGATAATCATGCTGACTATATCTCAGAGTATACCGGACTGGTGGTGGACGCCTATTTTTCCGGGACTAAGATTAAGTGGATACTGGATAATGTGTTGGGAGCCAGAGAAAAAGCCGAAGCGGGCCATTTATTGTTTGGCACCATCGATACGTGGCTGTTATGGAATCTGACCAATGGCCAGGTTCATGCTACCGACTACAGCAATGCCTCCCGTACCATGGTCTACAATATCCGATCCCTGGAATGGGATACTAAAATGCTCTCTATCCTTGATATTCCAAAAAACATTTTACCGGAAGTCTTGCCGTCTAGTGGTCACTTTGGAGAAACCGAGATCAGTTTGTTCGGATCTTCTATACCGATCACAGGCATTGCCGGTGACCAGCAGGCTGCCCTTTTTGGCCAGGCTTGCTTCACTGCTGGTATGGCCAAGAATACATACGGTACCGGATGTTTTATGTTGATGAATACCGGCGACAAATGTATCCGGTCTAAAAATGGTCTGTTGACCACGATCGCCTGGGGCTTAGATGGCAAAGTCACCTATGCCCTGGAGGGAAGTGTGTTCAATGCAGGATCTGCTGTGCAATGGTTGCGCGATGGTCTGGGTATCATCCAGGCTTCTCACGAAACTGAACTCATAGCAGCATCCGTAAAGGATACGGGTGGAGTCTACCTGGTACCTGCGTTTACCGGTATGGGAGCCCCTTACTGGGACATGTATGCAAGGGGTACAATACAAGGGCTCACCCGTGGTACTACCAGGGCACATATCGTCAGGGCTACGTTGGAATCTATGGCTTACCAAACCCGAGATGTACTTGATATCATGGCGCAGGAATCTGGCATTCGACTCCAGGCTTTGCGTGTCGACGGAGGCGCATCTGCCAATAATTTTTTGATGCAATTTCAAGCTGATATCCTGATGACGGAAGTGCAGCGACCTACCATCATAGAGACCACGGCGCTAGGTGCAGCTTACCTGGCAGGCCTGGCGATCGGTCTGTGGACCAAGAAAGAGATTAATGAGCTTTGGTTGATTGATGCCCAATTCAGCCCAGACATCTCCAAAGAAACTTCTGATGCCCTGCACAAAGGATGGAAAAAAGCTGTAAGCCGAAGTCTGGATTGGGAGGAACGGTAG
- a CDS encoding c-type cytochrome → MPIRFTLGLLGVSFFVLTSMHREVFVPASPAAFTDSLQAERQKYIDKVKLAIKGKEQITVDSIFVNLQVLGGFPAENLVYAMDAWSKALGVSCSHCHRTDDFASDEKKQKSIARDMVNLGTMINEKLKTIDGLSKRPVVNCISCHRGTLKPALKLEVKN, encoded by the coding sequence ATGCCCATTCGCTTTACTCTGGGATTATTAGGTGTCTCATTTTTCGTGCTGACTTCCATGCACCGTGAAGTTTTCGTTCCTGCATCTCCTGCGGCTTTTACAGATTCACTACAGGCTGAACGCCAGAAATACATAGATAAGGTTAAACTAGCCATAAAAGGCAAAGAGCAAATTACTGTAGATTCAATCTTTGTTAACTTGCAGGTATTGGGCGGATTTCCGGCAGAAAATCTGGTCTATGCAATGGACGCATGGAGCAAAGCGCTTGGCGTGAGCTGCAGCCATTGTCATCGTACGGATGATTTTGCATCTGATGAAAAAAAGCAAAAATCCATCGCCCGCGATATGGTCAATCTCGGTACAATGATTAATGAAAAACTCAAAACTATCGATGGTTTGAGCAAAAGACCAGTAGTCAACTGCATATCCTGCCATCGAGGGACTTTAAAACCCGCCTTAAAGCTGGAAGTCAAAAACTAG
- a CDS encoding Gfo/Idh/MocA family oxidoreductase, translating to MKKLNQSSLSRRAFIKQSAATATGFFIIPRHVLGGYKKDGSRYIAPSDIISLGMIGCGKQSKSLVNSFITTGEARFVALSEVYDAKAQVLKERLKSIYSEAPTLGKYQDLPVYKNYRELLARKDIDAVLIATPDHWHAVIAVEAAKAGKDIYGEKPLSLTVREGRAMVEAVRKNNRIFQTGSMQRSWPEFRQTAELVRNGYIGDIKHIKVNVGPPPIKYNLPEEIIPTGLDWTRWLGPNDPVVFNSELAPPISKDVFPNWRLYKEFGGGMVTDWGAHMFDIVQWSLDMDQSGPVEVIPPDGKEHPFLTYRYKNGITMTHEKWDWNNAIHFVGTEGEIKVQRKKLETTPPALKDKVIGETEKHVYRSDNHYKDFIASMRTRKLPICDVEIGHRTASVCNIGNIAYQLGRPLKWNPKKEMFKGDAEANGLLGRNLKNGFTI from the coding sequence ATGAAAAAACTTAATCAAAGTTCACTATCCCGTCGGGCATTCATTAAACAGTCGGCTGCTACGGCAACCGGATTTTTTATCATTCCCAGACATGTATTGGGCGGTTATAAAAAAGACGGTTCAAGATATATAGCCCCCAGTGACATCATCTCCTTAGGTATGATCGGATGTGGCAAACAAAGCAAGTCACTGGTAAACTCTTTTATAACTACCGGAGAAGCTCGATTTGTAGCGTTGAGTGAGGTATATGATGCCAAAGCTCAGGTGCTCAAAGAAAGATTGAAATCGATTTATTCTGAAGCCCCTACCCTGGGTAAGTATCAAGATCTGCCCGTGTACAAAAACTATAGAGAACTCTTAGCTCGAAAAGATATTGATGCGGTACTTATAGCCACCCCAGATCACTGGCATGCGGTCATAGCCGTGGAAGCTGCCAAAGCAGGCAAAGACATCTATGGTGAAAAACCCTTATCTCTAACAGTCCGTGAAGGCCGGGCAATGGTAGAAGCAGTCAGGAAGAATAATCGCATTTTTCAAACAGGCAGTATGCAACGCTCCTGGCCTGAATTCAGACAAACTGCAGAGTTGGTGCGCAATGGATATATCGGCGACATCAAACATATCAAAGTCAATGTAGGGCCTCCTCCCATCAAATACAACCTGCCTGAAGAGATTATACCGACCGGACTGGATTGGACCAGATGGTTGGGACCAAATGATCCGGTAGTTTTCAATAGCGAACTGGCTCCACCAATTTCCAAAGATGTATTCCCTAACTGGAGGCTGTACAAAGAGTTTGGAGGAGGTATGGTGACTGACTGGGGAGCCCATATGTTTGATATCGTGCAGTGGTCTTTGGATATGGATCAGAGTGGACCAGTGGAGGTAATTCCTCCTGATGGCAAAGAACATCCATTCCTAACCTATAGATACAAGAATGGCATCACCATGACACATGAAAAATGGGACTGGAACAATGCGATCCATTTTGTCGGCACTGAGGGCGAAATAAAAGTACAACGCAAAAAATTAGAAACTACTCCCCCTGCCTTAAAAGATAAAGTCATCGGTGAAACAGAAAAACACGTGTACAGAAGTGACAATCATTATAAAGATTTTATAGCGTCTATGCGCACGCGTAAACTGCCCATCTGTGATGTTGAGATCGGGCATCGCACCGCCTCCGTGTGCAATATTGGCAACATCGCGTATCAATTAGGCAGGCCATTGAAGTGGAATCCCAAAAAAGAAATGTTCAAAGGGGATGCAGAGGCAAATGGTTTGCTGGGAAGAAATTTGAAAAATGGTTTCACTATCTGA
- a CDS encoding nucleoside deaminase: MTDQFFMEKALEQALQAYEQDEVPIGAILVSNLHIIGRGQNQTEHLQDITAHAEMIAMSAGFELLGSKYLEDCTLYVTLEPCVMCAGALRWAQIGRIVYGAGDDKYGFMKFGKEILHPKTKLEYGLLESECSAIIKQFFKSKRK; the protein is encoded by the coding sequence ATGACAGACCAATTTTTTATGGAGAAAGCGCTTGAACAAGCGCTTCAGGCATATGAACAAGATGAAGTACCTATAGGGGCCATCTTAGTAAGTAATCTACATATCATAGGCCGCGGGCAAAATCAAACAGAACATCTGCAGGATATTACCGCGCATGCGGAAATGATCGCCATGAGTGCCGGATTTGAATTATTAGGGTCCAAGTATCTGGAAGACTGCACGCTGTACGTGACCCTGGAGCCTTGCGTGATGTGCGCAGGAGCACTTAGGTGGGCACAGATCGGCAGGATAGTCTACGGAGCCGGAGATGATAAATACGGCTTCATGAAATTTGGCAAAGAAATATTACATCCCAAGACCAAACTGGAATATGGTCTGCTGGAATCAGAATGTAGTGCAATCATCAAACAATTTTTCAAGTCAAAAAGAAAGTAA